A window of Luteolibacter flavescens genomic DNA:
AGGTGACGGAAACGGCTTTCGGTGAGCCGTCCGCCACTTGTTTGAGATTACCAATCTCGACCTGTGCGGTGGCGGGTGCGATTTGGAATAGTGTCGTGGCGCTGCCTGTTCCCTCCGAGCCTGCAACGGTAGCTGTCACTTGATACTTGCCGGCATTCACGGGCGGGGTCGGGTTCGACTGCACTGTCTCACTTGCCACGATCTGGATCAGCGGATCGGCCGTCTGGGTCGTGGGATACGACCACGAGCCGGTGCGAACCCAGAGCACCGTGCGAGATTCCACATTGCTGCCGACCGTGGCGGGAAGGCCGGCGGTGGCCACATTGAGTTCATTGTAGGGGCCTGGGGTACCGATGGGTTCGAATCCGGACTTCTCGGTATTGTACGAGATCATCACCATCGCCCGGTTGGGAAGCGTGATGCCCGAAGGGAAGGGAATGCTGACGCGGAAAGCGTAGCCATTGCTGAGATAGGCAGAGCCGTCCGGATTGGTCATCGGACGCCATGGGACAAACACTGTCTGGGTCTTTTCGGCGACGTAGCTGAGTGCTCCATTCGAGTTCATCGAGTAGATCACCACTTTGACCGGATGCTCCCAGCCTTCCGGATTTCTCGCGGCGAATTGGGGATGGCTGGCGGCCTTTGCCCAGGTCACGAGGACGGCGTCAACGGACTGGAGCTTGCGGGCAGTCCCTCCGAGATTGACGTAGTCGCCGAAACCCTGTGTCTGCTGGGTGGCGAAAGAAATACTCGTGTAGGACGAGGCCAGCTTCGCCGGGATATTGGAATAGACCGTGGAGCTGACCGTTCCGGGCAAGGCGCCTCCGGGCGCGGTGATGTGCCACTGCACGGGGAGACCCGGTGGCTGGGTCAGCACGGTTGGCAGCTTTGGCGCACCGTCATAGGTCTGCGTCAAATCCGAGAATGAAATGTCCGCAGGTTCTGCTGCGGCGAGGAGGGAATTACAGCCAGCCCACATGAGGGCAAGCATCAGAAATGATGGGAGATTCATAACGATGATTAAATCGCATGTGCAAATGCGATGGGGAGGATGCGAGCTGACCGGAGGGCGAGCGAAGGAAGCGGAATGCGTGCCTTAAGACAAGTCTGCTCTGGGTCGGTTAGATTGTGTGGAAGTGGAGTGCTGATTTTCGAATTTCGGATGGATATCCTCGTTCTTGTATTTGCAGGCTTCGCTCAACCTTATCTAGGGACAGCGGGTCGGCGTTTGTTGTTCAATGA
This region includes:
- a CDS encoding MBG domain-containing protein, whose translation is MNLPSFLMLALMWAGCNSLLAAAEPADISFSDLTQTYDGAPKLPTVLTQPPGLPVQWHITAPGGALPGTVSSTVYSNIPAKLASSYTSISFATQQTQGFGDYVNLGGTARKLQSVDAVLVTWAKAASHPQFAARNPEGWEHPVKVVIYSMNSNGALSYVAEKTQTVFVPWRPMTNPDGSAYLSNGYAFRVSIPFPSGITLPNRAMVMISYNTEKSGFEPIGTPGPYNELNVATAGLPATVGSNVESRTVLWVRTGSWSYPTTQTADPLIQIVASETVQSNPTPPVNAGKYQVTATVAGSEGTGSATTLFQIAPATAQVEIGNLKQVADGSPKAVSVTSSPEGLPLEILYAGSATPPSAMGSYDVSVSVTDPNYTGIASGTLQLGTSISSWLQPLLDSGAIPAGETGDEADPDADGIDNLLEYAFGLHPGESQSGAEDRRQPYVELDGTSMALVYHRSIHAVDLQIIVESSTDGRTWTQSPTEDTVLSTDGDVETVQAKLPDQPEASIRFARLKVERLND